The genomic DNA AGAAAGAGTGTGAGAGAAGAGACTCTGTAAATAGCAGAGCTTGGAAAGTTTCTTGGTAAGTTAGTGTGATGATACGTGGTCTGGCAATAGCGTGGAAGCCATTGACCGTTAGCAAATAGACAGCTTGCCCCGTTACACCCGGATCCCGCTTACATTTACGATCCCCGAATCGGATAACATCTCTAAATCTATACCACTAATCCTGGAACACAAGCAAAATGGCGGACGATGTGAGTACTGGGAATTTATCGCGCCCATGCCAACAAACTGACCGATTAGGGTGCCTCTCCCCGCGAACTGGTCGTCGAGGCCTGCCGACGGGACCAGCCGCATTTGATCGAACAAGTTCTCGAAGGCATGCAGGGGAAATCCAACGAGGAGGTTGCGGAATTCTTCAACGGCGTGGTGGATGCATTGGGTAACTACGCTCTTCACATCTGTGCCATGTACGGCAGTTGTATGTTCCACTCTTTTGTTTTGTTATCCGGACTAAACACATACTAACTGATATGAACTTGGACAGATGACACCATGGACTCCCTATTCGACATCCAATACTTCGAATGTGACCCCGTCACCCGCCGTGACCAAGAAACCCCCCTCCACACCGCCGTGCGCTACGCCAACGAGAAGGAAGCCGAGGTGGGCACGGAGATGATCAAGATGATGTGCGAAGCAGGCTGCGATCCGCGCGTTAGGAATAAGGCTGGGCAAAAACCGATCGAGCTGGTGTACAACAACCAGGAAGCCAAGGctgcgctgcagcaggcggAATACATTCTTGCAGAGGGTCTTAGGGATGAT from Aspergillus chevalieri M1 DNA, chromosome 1, nearly complete sequence includes the following:
- a CDS encoding ankyrin repeat-containing protein ANK1 (COG:S;~EggNog:ENOG410PQM3;~InterPro:IPR002110,IPR020683,IPR036770;~PFAM:PF13606,PF12796;~go_function: GO:0005515 - protein binding [Evidence IEA]) is translated as MADDGASPRELVVEACRRDQPHLIEQVLEGMQGKSNEEVAEFFNGVVDALGNYALHICAMYGSYDTMDSLFDIQYFECDPVTRRDQETPLHTAVRYANEKEAEVGTEMIKMMCEAGCDPRVRNKAGQKPIELVYNNQEAKAALQQAEYILAEGLRDDAETGSVHDSASDSE